In the Rubrivivax gelatinosus IL144 genome, CGATACCGATACAGGCGCCAGCGGCGCCGAGACCGATGATCAGGCCGGCGGCGAGAGCGACGAGACCGATGAGTTCCATGATGACTCCTTGCTAAATGCGAAAGTGGAGAAAGGGGAAGAAGGGGCAGTGACCTGCCCCGGGGCTAACTGTCAGTGCGAGTCGTGCGCCTGACCGATGTACACCAGCGTCAGCATCATGAACACGAACGCCTGGAGCGTGATGATCAGGATGTGGAAGATGGCCCAGACGGTCCCGGCCACGATGTGCAGCAGGGACAGCACCAGACCGCTGGCGGAAAGGGTGAAAGCACCGCCGAGCAGCGCGATCAGCAGGAAGATCAGCTCGCCGGCGTACATGTTGCCGAACAGCCGCATGCCGTGCGAGATGGTCTTGGCGACGAACTCGACGAGCTGCATCGCGAGGTTGACGATGCCCAGCAGCACGGCGAACAGCGGGTTCTTGCTCGTGCCGAACGGCGCCGTGACGAGTTCGTGCGCGAAGCCGCCGATGCCCTTGATCTTCAGGTTGTAGTACAGGCACAGCAGCAGCACCGTGCCCGACAGCGCCATCGTGATCGACAGGTCGGCGGTCGGCACGACGCGCAGATAGGCCTCGTGGTTGCCGGTGGCCGACTGCCACATCCAGGGCAGCAGGTCGACCGGCAGCAGGTCCATCGCGTTGAGCATGAAGACCCAGATGAAGACCGTCAGCGCCAGCGGGGCGACGAACTTGCGGCTCTGGGCGTTGTGCACGATGTCCTTGGCCTGGCTGTCGACCATCTCGACGAGCAGCTCGATGGCGGCCTGGAAGCGGCCCGGCACGCCGGAGGTGGCCTTGCGGGCGGCCATCCACAGCAGGCCGCAGGTCAGGATGCCCAGCGTGATGGCGAAGAACACCGAGTCCAGGTTGACGACCGAGAAGTCGACGACCCCGGTCTGGTGACCGGTCTGCGCATGGTGCAGGTGGTGGACGATGTACTCGCCCGCGGTCGGCGCGTGTTCTGCGGTTCCTTCGGCTGCCATGTTCTCGTCGTCCCGTGTCGTCGTGTCAGCGGCCGCGCCACAGGAGCGCAACCCAGTATGTCTTGATGCACAGCACCAGGCTCACCAGCAGCGCCGGCCAGCTCAGGTCCTGCACGAGCCTCGACGCCAGCATCAGCATGGCGACCGAAACCGCGATCTTCACCGACTCCCACAACATGAAGCTGACGGCGCCTGAGCCGGGCGACATGATGCTGAAGCGGCTGGTCGCACCGCGCGCCATCAGGGCGCTTGGTAGGACCACGGTGGCTGCGCCGTAAAGCGCCGACCATCCGGCTGCCGGACTGCCCGTGATCAACGCTGCAAGCAGCGAGACCACCACCCCGACCCCCGCCTGGACAAGGATCACCCGCCACGGTGACAGCGGCGGGTTCTTCTGGCGCAGGATGCGAGCTTCCTCGCGGGTCAGTGGCTTGAAGTCAGCCAGGTCCGTCGCGTCCTCGTCGTCCTCCCAAGGGTCGGCCTGCAATTTACGGTCGATCGCCATGGTGAGTCGGGGGAAGCGGACAGCAAAGCCGGCGCATTATACGGATAAACCCCGGTCAAACCGGAACACCCGGAAACGCGGTATGGCACCCCTGCGCCGCCGCGGGTCGGGCGCCTTGGCGCGGCGTCCGCTGGCGGACAATCGGGGCCCTTCGGCGCCTCTCGCGCCCCTCGTGGCGACCTGTCTTCCGCCCCTGTCCCGATGCTGCTCCCGCGTCCGCTGCTGACCCTCGCCGCCCTCGTTGCCGCCCTCGCCGCGCCGTCCGTCATGGCGATTCCCGGCGCCGTCGTCACCACCCCCCAGGTGCGGGCCGAACTCGTCGCCCATGCGCCCGAAGGCCTGGGCCCCGGCCGGCCGATGGCGCTGGGCCTCCTGATCCGCCACCAGCCCGGCTGGCACACCTACTGGAAGAACCCGGGCGACTCGGGCCTGCCGACGACCTTCGCCTGGACGCTGCCCGAAGGCGCCAGCGCCGGCGACATCCGCTGGCCGACGCCGCGCCGGCTGCCGGTGGGCCCGCTGATGAACTTCGGCTACGACGGC is a window encoding:
- the atpB gene encoding F0F1 ATP synthase subunit A; translated protein: MAAEGTAEHAPTAGEYIVHHLHHAQTGHQTGVVDFSVVNLDSVFFAITLGILTCGLLWMAARKATSGVPGRFQAAIELLVEMVDSQAKDIVHNAQSRKFVAPLALTVFIWVFMLNAMDLLPVDLLPWMWQSATGNHEAYLRVVPTADLSITMALSGTVLLLCLYYNLKIKGIGGFAHELVTAPFGTSKNPLFAVLLGIVNLAMQLVEFVAKTISHGMRLFGNMYAGELIFLLIALLGGAFTLSASGLVLSLLHIVAGTVWAIFHILIITLQAFVFMMLTLVYIGQAHDSH
- a CDS encoding ATP synthase subunit I, with protein sequence MAIDRKLQADPWEDDEDATDLADFKPLTREEARILRQKNPPLSPWRVILVQAGVGVVVSLLAALITGSPAAGWSALYGAATVVLPSALMARGATSRFSIMSPGSGAVSFMLWESVKIAVSVAMLMLASRLVQDLSWPALLVSLVLCIKTYWVALLWRGR